In one Hymenobacter sp. DG25B genomic region, the following are encoded:
- a CDS encoding sensor histidine kinase translates to MDLAALVAEIRIDLAASLIAADGCLTLDITTCPSISFAPQNLRSIVYNLLSNAIKYQRPGCPPEVRLHCRSTKSTIVLEVQDNGLGLNEVQQGQLFGLFRRLHDHVDGSGIGLYMVKRMVENAGGNIAVRSEIGVGSTFIITLPAGATAE, encoded by the coding sequence GTGGACCTGGCTGCGTTAGTGGCTGAAATCCGCATCGACTTGGCCGCCTCATTGATTGCGGCGGATGGCTGCCTCACTCTGGATATCACCACCTGCCCTAGCATTTCCTTCGCCCCCCAAAACCTGCGCAGCATTGTCTACAACCTGCTTAGCAACGCCATTAAGTACCAGCGCCCCGGCTGCCCGCCCGAAGTACGACTGCATTGCCGCAGTACCAAATCCACCATTGTACTCGAGGTGCAGGACAATGGCTTAGGTCTCAATGAGGTTCAGCAGGGCCAGCTCTTTGGCCTGTTCCGCCGCCTCCACGACCACGTGGATGGCTCCGGAATCGGCCTCTACATGGTCAAGCGCATGGTCGAAAATGCCGGCGGCAATATCGCGGTGAGAAGCGAGATAGGAGTAGGCTCAACTTTCATTATCACGCTGCCGGCAGGAGCAACAGCTGAATAA
- a CDS encoding PAS domain-containing protein, with protein MSNSPLGTPTPLNIAPGSPGQVQPNQELATVIDLLQTTNQDLLTSNADLHAHIQHLEGQVLASTRFAQAAQAEADHQRASLVRFLSQTRAAVCILRGPTHQLDYGNPAFQQLFPDHPMPLGRSVADWHPEAEALGLVAELDGVYRSGISYFGVETPLTLVPPAGQAARTQYFTFSCDAYQEQGHTVGVSLFAYNVTEAVLARRLNETLQADALAATQRQLNEREAFHQVFEQTPALLTLLRGPDHRFEYCNAAQERVFPGRQLLGQPLAEVLPDAATPDFVALLDRVYATGEPQVGVEVPADLAQPNGLPPRRHYFNFTYHRFEEAGQPAGIAVFGTDVTEQVAARKQLAQANAELTAANSQLTRTNADLDTFVYTASHDLKAPISNLEGLLHALGEELPASVKQSDHVQPLLARMQQAVDRFQLTIAQLTDVSRLQRGQTQPRKPWTWLR; from the coding sequence ATGTCAAATTCCCCCCTCGGCACTCCCACCCCCCTTAACATTGCTCCGGGCTCTCCCGGGCAGGTGCAGCCAAACCAAGAGCTGGCCACGGTTATCGACCTCCTGCAGACTACCAACCAAGATTTGCTCACCAGCAATGCCGACCTGCATGCGCACATCCAGCACCTGGAAGGCCAGGTCTTGGCATCAACCCGGTTTGCTCAGGCAGCCCAGGCCGAGGCCGACCATCAGCGGGCCAGCCTCGTACGCTTCCTGAGCCAGACCCGGGCCGCCGTGTGTATCCTGCGCGGGCCTACTCACCAGCTCGATTACGGCAACCCCGCTTTTCAGCAGCTTTTCCCCGACCACCCCATGCCCCTCGGCCGTTCTGTGGCCGACTGGCACCCCGAGGCCGAAGCCCTGGGCCTAGTGGCAGAGCTCGACGGCGTGTACCGCTCCGGTATCTCGTACTTCGGCGTGGAAACGCCTCTAACCCTGGTACCGCCCGCGGGGCAGGCCGCCCGCACCCAGTACTTCACGTTTTCCTGCGACGCCTACCAGGAGCAGGGCCACACGGTCGGCGTCTCTCTCTTCGCCTATAACGTCACCGAGGCGGTGCTGGCCCGCCGCCTCAACGAAACCCTGCAGGCCGACGCGCTGGCCGCTACCCAACGGCAGCTGAACGAGCGCGAAGCCTTTCACCAGGTGTTTGAGCAAACGCCCGCTCTGCTCACCCTGTTGCGGGGTCCCGACCACCGGTTTGAGTACTGCAATGCAGCCCAGGAACGGGTGTTTCCGGGACGCCAGCTCCTGGGCCAACCCCTGGCGGAAGTGCTACCCGACGCCGCCACGCCAGACTTTGTGGCCCTGCTCGACCGGGTGTACGCCACCGGCGAGCCGCAAGTAGGGGTCGAAGTGCCCGCCGACCTCGCCCAGCCCAATGGCCTGCCCCCCAGGCGCCATTACTTTAACTTCACGTACCACCGGTTTGAGGAAGCCGGCCAGCCGGCGGGCATTGCCGTGTTTGGCACCGATGTGACCGAGCAAGTGGCCGCCCGAAAGCAACTGGCCCAGGCCAACGCCGAACTGACCGCCGCCAACAGCCAGCTCACGCGCACCAACGCCGACCTCGACACCTTTGTCTATACCGCCAGCCACGACCTGAAGGCCCCCATCAGCAACCTCGAAGGGCTGCTACACGCGCTAGGCGAAGAACTGCCCGCCTCCGTCAAGCAGTCCGACCACGTGCAGCCCCTGCTTGCGCGTATGCAACAGGCTGTCGACCGCTTCCAGCTTACTATTGCCCAACTCACCGATGTGTCCCGGCTTCAGCGGGGCCAAACCCAGCCCCGGAAGCCGTGGACCTGGCTGCGTTAG
- a CDS encoding chemotaxis protein CheB yields the protein MALSRTKDHRKHRRDIVVIGASAGGVTALLNLVKTLPADFPAPIFVVQHVGPDSPSILPQLLSAAGPLLAKHPENGEIMVPGVIYVAMPDHHLLVENDRVLVTRGPKENRFRPSIDALFRSAAYMYGPRVIGVVLTGYLDDGTSGLWSVQRMGGLAVVQDPHDAQQPAMPENALQFVQADHIVPLAEISALLVRLTLELAPAKTRLPAAQLDLLKIEFTIAKQNNAFELGIIDKGELTSFTCPDCHGALTQLIEGKLIRYRCHTGHAYTISALLSEVTQSVESLLYQSMRGLEETKLLLLNLGQHFEQEKQPAVAALFFRKADETGHQARVVHDSILKQEALSGDLQFQKKKEG from the coding sequence ATGGCCCTTTCCAGAACAAAAGACCACCGGAAACACCGCCGGGATATTGTAGTGATTGGTGCTTCGGCGGGCGGCGTTACGGCCCTGCTGAATTTGGTGAAAACCCTGCCAGCCGATTTTCCGGCTCCTATTTTCGTGGTGCAGCACGTGGGGCCCGACTCGCCCAGCATTCTGCCGCAACTGCTCAGTGCAGCAGGGCCACTGCTTGCAAAACACCCCGAGAATGGGGAAATCATGGTACCTGGGGTGATTTACGTGGCCATGCCCGACCACCATTTACTGGTAGAAAACGACCGGGTGCTGGTGACGCGGGGCCCGAAGGAAAACCGCTTCCGGCCCTCTATCGACGCGCTGTTTCGCTCGGCCGCCTACATGTATGGCCCCCGCGTGATTGGCGTGGTGCTCACGGGCTACCTCGACGATGGTACCTCGGGCCTGTGGAGCGTGCAGCGCATGGGCGGGCTGGCCGTGGTGCAGGATCCGCATGATGCGCAACAGCCGGCCATGCCGGAAAATGCGCTGCAATTTGTTCAGGCCGACCACATTGTGCCACTGGCGGAGATAAGCGCGCTGCTGGTGCGCCTGACCCTGGAGCTGGCCCCGGCCAAAACGCGGCTGCCGGCCGCCCAGCTGGACCTTCTCAAAATCGAGTTTACCATTGCCAAGCAAAACAACGCTTTTGAGCTGGGTATCATCGACAAGGGGGAGCTTACGTCCTTCACCTGCCCCGACTGCCACGGGGCGCTCACCCAGCTCATCGAGGGCAAGCTGATTCGCTACCGCTGCCATACGGGCCACGCCTACACCATCAGCGCACTGCTGAGCGAGGTTACCCAATCAGTGGAAAGCCTGCTCTACCAATCCATGCGCGGGCTGGAGGAAACCAAGCTGCTGCTGCTGAACCTGGGGCAGCACTTTGAGCAGGAAAAACAACCGGCTGTAGCCGCGTTATTTTTCCGCAAAGCGGACGAAACCGGCCACCAGGCCCGCGTGGTGCATGACTCCATTCTCAAGCAGGAGGCACTAAGCGGTGACCTGCAGTTCCAGAAAAAGAAAGAAGGGTAG